The Oryza brachyantha chromosome 7, ObraRS2, whole genome shotgun sequence genomic interval CTAAAGTTTTATTAGTATTCTTTTGAAGCTAAATATTATAGGCAAAAGAATTCAGTACaggataatatatttatctgtGAGTTGAAATATTCATTTCTGCTGTATGCTTGCTCAGAGATGACTATTAGATTTGATATGAGAGGACCAACTGAACCACATAAGGCCGAATCAGCATGGAGTACATGTAACCAGACAGGGAGGTAGTTACATTTGACTTAAGACATTTTTTAAAGCTGCCTGGCTAGTTGCATCCTGTTAGGCCATATTATGTGCTTTTCAGCTTATGTCATGCtcagagaaaacaaaatgaataAGAGAGATGTTGTGTTAATTGCCTTATACTCTcgctgtattttaatagatgatgcctttacattaaaaaaatagatgatgttgactttttggcacatatttaaccatttgtctttttcaaaaaacttacataattatcattaattttgttataattggatttatactaaatatattttaattataacttaattttttgcatatttgtataaaatttttgaataatacgaatggtcaaacgtgtataaaaaagtcaatgacatcaTCTAAGGGAGTATACTTTTTCAAGCTACTGGGCCATCTACCATCTTATGCTGGCTGTCGTTTTTCAATGTATGGTGGGGCATTGATGTAGACTAGTACTTAGCATATGCTTATGCAGATGGTTCTTGAAATTGTCTCTCCAGTTCCATCATCATGGAAAATTTCAGACCAATAAATAGCATAATGCTTTGACTTTACCACAGCAGCTGGATTCCAATCCTTTATTAGTGTACTGGACTAGGCAACCAGGCAGGCCTTGAAAATTAAGTGGAGTTGATAGGAGGCCTAAGTGTCCGCCCTAACCTGCAGACTGCTGCAGCACCCCTCCTTTCCTCTCGTGCTGCTTGCTTCTTCTACAGACTGATCATACTCCAGTTTCAGGTCTGATCAAATTTAAACCTTCTTATCGACAATCAAATTGACCTGAATCCTCCTTGTGgaatcttatttttttgtaGTATGCAGAGTTTGCTATGTATTGTTCTTTAGGGCTTTTTTGGACTAGAATTACTTATCATGTTTTCTGATGTCTGAACAAAAGAACTTGGCAGGACCAAAACTAAAAGCGCAGTCACAGATCCTTTTTGACCTGCTGAGTTGAGAAAGATGTTGCCGCTTGAACACAAGCTCAGTAGATCACTGAATTATTGTGCTAGTTGCTTTTAATTGTGCAACCTAGGAGCTTCAAGATTTCTTGTGCTTCTTGCTTCTGACCTTGCAAGCTAGGAGCTTGCACTGCAAGTGAATCGTGAGTTATGGGAGTAGTTCTTCTGGGTTTCTTGGGCCAACTGATTAGACGACGAGCTGCTTGTCTGCGCTGGAAGCAAGCGGGCCGAGCATCTTACCGCTGCAGCTAGCGCCTTGATAAATTCTCACTTCTGCAGCCTTGCTTATGTATGTTTGTTCATGAAATACATGAGGATGAATGAACAATTGTTGCAAGGCTTGTGTTCTGATGGTGTATGGAAGTATGTTGTTCTGTGGTCACTACAAGTCAATAGGAATCACATGTAAGCCCTATCGTTTTTTATCTTGATCACCAGATATATTTGGGGATATACTATATGGTTCAAATATAGGGCAATGCTATTTTAAATctggtttctttgttttcaaatttcaattgcTTCCTTGAATTCAGGATCTTGACTTGGGGCGATGTTTATGTTGATAAAGTGATCAGAGATACCGAAAGAGATCTTTATGGTAATCTCATTGAGGGGAAAAACCAAATAGTACTGTCTACTTTTTGCAACAATGGCCAGTACCAAAGCAATCCACTGTGCCCCATTGAGGCAGCATTACTGAGCATGTCCAGCCATTCATACTCTCTAGGAGAAGAGTAAGCCTGCTACCATGGGCATGGttaatttcattttctttctcacTGCTAAGCACTACAGTAGCTGTAACAGTTCCAAACTTAACAGGCTTATTGGTAAAGTTGCACTCATGGGACAACATTGCTGGATTTCTTCCAATGAGATTTCTTCAGCATTTACGTATAAGGTGAGTTAAGCTTACAGTCACTGCTCCATAACTCATGTAACATAGAACTTGCATAGCACATGACATTGGTTCAGCAAATTGTTTACGCTACAGTATCATGAGGACTGGCAGCTTCAGGTTGCAGCTGGAATCAAGGTAAGACAAACCTTTATCTGGTACCCTCTTAAATCAGCATTTGCATGCGGTATCAGGAATAACACTGGCCTCCTGCTTGACTAACCTGACGATTAGTATTTCTCACCTATAGACGATTCTGCTTTTACCAGTGGTTCCTCATGGGGTTCTTCAATTGGGCTCTTTAGATTTGGTATGTTCAGCTTAATTACTATGCTTTTACTATTTTAAGTGTTTGGAAACAACACCGTAGTGAGTGAACCTACACTCCAGCTAATGGTTATGTTAGAAGTAACTATAACCTAGATTGTGTTGAGGCTTTTATTATCTTCCAGCTAAAGGATTTAGATCTTTTACCTCATAATGCATTTGTGTTTTTACTTTGTAAATTTTGAACTATCAGGTTTCAGAAAGTTCAACATCGGTATCAGTCATCAAGGATTTGTTCTATAAGCTTTATGATGCCGCAATATCTGGTAATTCTTCAGGCACAGGGTTTGGCTACTCACATACTTGGAGGCAACCTACTGCAATGCTACCAATGAATTCTTCAGATGTTATAccacatgatttattttattcgaTCAAGGGTTCAGCTCGGCTCTTGAACAATGATCACTTAGGTCTACCACATGCTTCCCCTATGTTGGAGTTTCCATTAGCAGAAGATAGCATTGTAAGCATTTATGGCACTAGCCTAGCAGCTCTATCAGTTGAACCCCTGGATTGTAATGACAGTGACATTTGGACCAATGTTCATGAAGAGCTATCTCAATTTACTCGATTCAATACAGTCCCCGAGCCAGACAAGGCAAGCATAAGCTATATGGATAAGTTGATCAATTCAGATAGCAAAATGAGCAGCAGATCAGTAAGTCATGTGGAAAATCCCGGATATGGTAATATTGATCACTTTATCCTGACAGAAATGGAACATGAAAAGCAAGAGCACATTAACAACAATACCAGTGTAAATGATGATGCTGTGACTTCAAATTCCTCATTTCATTCAGAGCTGCACAAACCTCTTGAGCCAATCCCCTCGGATGAACGAGAAGACTACATGTGGCATATCAGACGACTGAGACAGCAAGAGCCTACAAGCTCTGCTCTCCCTGaagaaaatggaaataaaGCGGGATTGCACAAACAGCAGGAAAACAATGATTACGCAGAGTTGTTACTAGATGCTATAATTGGCCAGGTTATTTGGGCATCAAACAGTGTATCTTCTCATTCAACTGATTCTCCAATTTCATGCGCAACACAAATTCAGAAAGAAGACCATGTAGTGAGAATGGATGAATCATCACTTCCGAAACTCCCAGGTGGTCAAGACTTTTCGCTTATCTCAATCAATGAAGGTTTCATGAGTTGTGCAATGACTGATTC includes:
- the LOC102711080 gene encoding transcription factor EMB1444-like isoform X1 yields the protein MKYMRMNEQLLQGLCSDGVWKYVVLWSLQVNRNHMILTWGDVYVDKVIRDTERDLYGNLIEGKNQIVLSTFCNNGQYQSNPLCPIEAALLSMSSHSYSLGEELIGKVALMGQHCWISSNEISSAFTYKYHEDWQLQVAAGIKTILLLPVVPHGVLQLGSLDLVSESSTSVSVIKDLFYKLYDAAISGNSSGTGFGYSHTWRQPTAMLPMNSSDVIPHDLFYSIKGSARLLNNDHLGLPHASPMLEFPLAEDSIVSIYGTSLAALSVEPLDCNDSDIWTNVHEELSQFTRFNTVPEPDKASISYMDKLINSDSKMSSRSVSHVENPGYGNIDHFILTEMEHEKQEHINNNTSVNDDAVTSNSSFHSELHKPLEPIPSDEREDYMWHIRRLRQQEPTSSALPEENGNKAGLHKQQENNDYAELLLDAIIGQVIWASNSVSSHSTDSPISCATQIQKEDHVVRMDESSLPKLPGGQDFSLISINEGFMSCAMTDSTPRETNKTILVEEFISDPIGGIHRETSIEIKGRCRKAGLHRTRPRDRQLIQDRMKELRQLVPNTSKCSIDSLLDKTIAHIQFLQSVSEKGDKLEKIVVINSESEESTKWQTGNCPLKVEVLDKPGHLLLEMLCAEYGVFLEIAHVLKGLDVSILKGLLESRSDKLWARFVIQASQGFDQMQILYPLMHLLQKQSWS
- the LOC102711080 gene encoding transcription factor EMB1444-like isoform X2, coding for MRFLQHLRISKLFTLQYHEDWQLQVAAGIKTILLLPVVPHGVLQLGSLDLVSESSTSVSVIKDLFYKLYDAAISGNSSGTGFGYSHTWRQPTAMLPMNSSDVIPHDLFYSIKGSARLLNNDHLGLPHASPMLEFPLAEDSIVSIYGTSLAALSVEPLDCNDSDIWTNVHEELSQFTRFNTVPEPDKASISYMDKLINSDSKMSSRSVSHVENPGYGNIDHFILTEMEHEKQEHINNNTSVNDDAVTSNSSFHSELHKPLEPIPSDEREDYMWHIRRLRQQEPTSSALPEENGNKAGLHKQQENNDYAELLLDAIIGQVIWASNSVSSHSTDSPISCATQIQKEDHVVRMDESSLPKLPGGQDFSLISINEGFMSCAMTDSTPRETNKTILVEEFISDPIGGIHRETSIEIKGRCRKAGLHRTRPRDRQLIQDRMKELRQLVPNTSKCSIDSLLDKTIAHIQFLQSVSEKGDKLEKIVVINSESEESTKWQTGNCPLKVEVLDKPGHLLLEMLCAEYGVFLEIAHVLKGLDVSILKGLLESRSDKLWARFVIQASQGFDQMQILYPLMHLLQKQSWS